In Blautia wexlerae DSM 19850, a single window of DNA contains:
- a CDS encoding LytR/AlgR family response regulator transcription factor, translating to MIQIAIVEDEEIYVKQLTEYIRKYQTERGRSIKVTVFGDGEDITENYNGGFDIILMDIQMRFMDGMTAAEKIRQMDQKVIIMFITNMIQYAVRGYEVDAMDYVVKPVEYFSFSQKLDKAVGRMRSEVKEFLTIPIGEGVVKIDIADIYFIEGQRHNVIYHTSRGDYCSRITMKELEEKLAVHNFFRCAKGYLVNMNHVEGFVGSDCVIHNVHIPVSRTRKKEFMNLLLQNLNME from the coding sequence ATGATACAGATTGCAATTGTGGAAGATGAAGAAATTTACGTAAAACAATTAACAGAGTATATCCGGAAATATCAAACGGAAAGGGGAAGATCAATAAAGGTTACAGTATTTGGTGATGGAGAAGATATCACTGAAAATTACAATGGCGGTTTTGACATTATTCTGATGGATATTCAGATGCGGTTCATGGATGGTATGACAGCAGCAGAAAAAATCCGTCAGATGGATCAGAAAGTAATTATCATGTTTATTACAAATATGATTCAATATGCAGTACGTGGATACGAAGTTGATGCAATGGATTATGTAGTAAAACCAGTTGAGTATTTTTCTTTTTCGCAGAAACTGGATAAAGCAGTTGGTCGTATGCGTTCTGAGGTTAAAGAATTTCTTACGATTCCGATTGGGGAAGGAGTTGTAAAGATAGATATAGCAGATATCTATTTTATTGAGGGGCAGAGACATAATGTAATTTATCATACTTCGAGAGGAGATTACTGTTCAAGAATTACGATGAAAGAACTCGAAGAAAAACTTGCGGTACATAATTTTTTTCGATGTGCAAAGGGATATCTGGTAAATATGAATCATGTAGAGGGATTTGTTGGTTCTGATTGTGTGATCCATAATGTACATATACCTGTCAGCAGAACCAGAAAAAAAGAATTCATGAATCTGCTTCTGCAAAACCTCAATATGGAATGA
- a CDS encoding AAA family ATPase — MGHVIAVSGKGGVGKTTLCGLLIQYLCESGKRPVLAVDADANANLNEVLGVEPEVTLGELREEIERAGIDPRYQIPSGMTKQAYLEMRLSDAIAEEDDYDLMVMGRTQGQGCYCFVNGLVQTQVQKLQSHYPYIVVDNEAGMEHISRGILPMMEVAILVSDCSRRGVQAAGRIAKLMKELNFKPQKTGLIVNRVPDGKLDVGTLEEIRNQGLELLGVVPHDNQVYQYDCDGKPIIQLPKDSPVRSALGEIVKKLGL; from the coding sequence ATGGGACATGTAATTGCAGTATCAGGAAAAGGTGGCGTAGGAAAAACAACTCTTTGTGGATTGTTGATCCAGTATTTATGTGAAAGCGGAAAACGTCCGGTCCTGGCGGTGGATGCAGATGCAAATGCAAATTTGAACGAAGTGCTCGGTGTTGAGCCGGAGGTCACACTTGGGGAGCTGAGAGAAGAAATTGAGCGGGCAGGCATAGACCCACGATATCAGATTCCCTCCGGTATGACAAAACAGGCATATCTGGAAATGCGTCTTTCTGATGCGATTGCAGAAGAAGACGATTATGATTTGATGGTAATGGGACGAACCCAGGGACAGGGCTGCTATTGTTTTGTAAATGGCCTTGTGCAGACCCAGGTTCAGAAACTGCAAAGTCATTATCCATATATTGTGGTTGATAACGAAGCAGGTATGGAACATATCAGCAGAGGAATCCTGCCAATGATGGAAGTTGCTATTCTTGTAAGTGACTGTTCCAGAAGAGGTGTTCAGGCAGCCGGACGTATTGCAAAGCTGATGAAGGAGTTAAACTTTAAACCACAGAAAACTGGATTAATCGTGAATCGTGTTCCGGATGGAAAACTGGACGTCGGAACTCTGGAAGAAATCCGGAATCAGGGACTGGAGCTGCTGGGAGTGGTGCCTCATGATAACCAGGTTTATCAGTATGACTGTGATGGAAAGCCGATTATACAGCTTCCGAAAGATTCTCCGGTCAGAAGTGCACTGGGAGAAATTGTAAAGAAGCTAGGACTGTGA
- a CDS encoding TetR/AcrR family transcriptional regulator yields MSEKTRKQDRRTRYTRQTIKDTFLELLNQKSFTKITVTEVCKNAEINRGTFYLHYYDIYDVLSDIFNDMTQDMLTTVDHLFCLNQKSCSYPFCQKIQMESQYRALFLDDAIAPILLEKIAENTKEGYVTWLMSHSLLTFEQAESVFYFQMNGCLSINRLMLRNHCNDWKQIQTTIDKFIKSGLESFLIHDQREENASDNFCSKISPTVTASSTLR; encoded by the coding sequence ATGTCAGAAAAAACGAGAAAACAAGATCGCCGTACCCGCTATACCAGGCAAACCATAAAAGATACGTTCTTAGAATTGTTAAATCAGAAAAGTTTTACGAAAATTACAGTTACAGAGGTCTGCAAAAATGCTGAAATCAACCGTGGCACTTTTTATCTTCATTACTACGATATCTATGATGTATTATCAGATATTTTTAATGATATGACTCAGGATATGTTAACAACTGTAGATCATTTATTCTGTCTAAATCAAAAAAGCTGTTCCTATCCGTTCTGTCAGAAAATACAGATGGAATCACAATACAGGGCACTGTTTCTGGATGATGCAATTGCCCCTATTCTTCTGGAAAAAATAGCAGAAAATACAAAAGAAGGCTATGTGACCTGGCTTATGTCACACAGCCTCCTGACCTTTGAACAGGCAGAATCGGTTTTTTATTTTCAAATGAATGGCTGCCTTTCCATCAACAGACTGATGCTCCGCAATCACTGTAATGACTGGAAACAGATTCAGACAACAATTGACAAATTTATCAAATCCGGGCTGGAAAGTTTTCTGATTCATGATCAGAGAGAAGAAAATGCTTCCGATAATTTTTGCAGCAAAATTTCTCCAACTGTTACCGCATCTTCTACACTCAGATAA
- a CDS encoding DUF3786 domain-containing protein, protein MEYKNQTENRAFQEMLQAAVKRLQNRSGEDIAAKSGAVFHSSRNVLEVLSFYETIEIQLPEFCINSDMDEWHYLTLLHYLDMADGTEGSQKLITFGNLKDGLIRGTKFDRTAEQKLEKLLQDKDPEKIQKACKNLGAEFTETKADLCAVFPVLPRYPVTLKIWFADEEFPASGKIFLQDHADHYLSVEDAVTVGEILLQKLSEAFSSL, encoded by the coding sequence ATGGAATACAAAAATCAAACAGAAAATCGTGCATTTCAGGAAATGTTGCAGGCAGCAGTAAAACGGCTGCAAAATCGTTCCGGAGAGGATATTGCTGCAAAAAGTGGGGCTGTTTTTCATAGCAGCCGAAATGTGCTTGAAGTACTGAGTTTTTATGAAACGATTGAAATTCAACTCCCTGAATTTTGTATTAACTCAGACATGGACGAATGGCATTATCTGACATTGCTGCATTATCTGGATATGGCCGATGGAACAGAAGGTTCACAGAAACTCATTACTTTTGGTAACCTGAAAGATGGATTGATTCGAGGAACCAAGTTCGACCGGACTGCAGAGCAGAAACTGGAAAAGCTTTTGCAGGATAAAGATCCTGAGAAAATTCAGAAAGCATGTAAAAACCTGGGTGCAGAATTCACAGAGACAAAGGCGGATCTGTGTGCTGTTTTTCCAGTTCTGCCAAGATATCCGGTAACTTTAAAGATATGGTTTGCAGATGAAGAATTTCCTGCATCTGGCAAAATATTTCTTCAGGATCATGCCGATCATTATCTGAGTGTAGAAGATGCGGTAACAGTTGGAGAAATTTTGCTGCAAAAATTATCGGAAGCATTTTCTTCTCTCTGA
- a CDS encoding Rrf2 family transcriptional regulator, with amino-acid sequence MKYSTKLSDTVHVMVLIAINQEKSLSSASIAESVHTNPGFVRQLMLKLKKAGLMTSVAGHAHPSLSKPADQITLLDIYKAVEGEKPLLHLDTHTNPDCGVGINIQLSLQGFYNEIQKNAEEKMNTITLQDIINTYYQRTSMQNDLQNII; translated from the coding sequence ATGAAATATTCAACGAAATTAAGTGATACTGTTCATGTGATGGTTCTGATTGCTATCAACCAGGAAAAATCTCTCTCCAGCGCCTCAATTGCAGAAAGTGTCCATACAAATCCCGGCTTTGTACGCCAGCTTATGTTAAAACTAAAAAAGGCCGGACTTATGACCAGTGTAGCCGGACATGCCCATCCTTCTCTTTCAAAACCGGCAGACCAGATTACATTGCTGGATATTTATAAGGCAGTTGAAGGTGAGAAACCGCTGCTTCATTTAGATACTCATACCAATCCTGATTGTGGTGTTGGTATTAATATTCAGTTATCTTTGCAGGGATTTTATAATGAAATTCAAAAAAACGCTGAAGAAAAGATGAATACGATTACTTTACAGGATATCATAAATACTTATTACCAGAGAACATCCATGCAAAATGATTTACAGAATATTATATAG
- a CDS encoding thiamine diphosphokinase, translating into MIDTIIVSGGNIHSDFALDFLKKNEACLIAADKGLEFFLEHQLLPDVVIGDFDSLSEDGKKFLEIHEERSMDSEIPYGGMTEWKLQKGFGNEKKEIKVIRLRPEKDDSDTQSAMNYAIRTGAKKIVIFGVTGNRVDHLMANFGLLVLAQNQGAEVTLVDRYNYMKLISDGTVLKKSEQFGKYVSFFPFGGNVTDLTLEGFKYPLSNYCLTVADSGLTVSNEIISEHARVTFSSGVLLMIMSRD; encoded by the coding sequence ATGATAGATACGATAATTGTAAGCGGGGGCAATATCCACAGTGATTTTGCCCTCGATTTTTTAAAAAAGAATGAAGCCTGTCTGATTGCAGCTGATAAAGGGCTGGAATTCTTTCTGGAGCATCAGCTTTTGCCGGATGTAGTTATTGGAGATTTTGACAGTCTGTCTGAAGATGGAAAAAAATTTCTGGAAATTCATGAAGAAAGAAGTATGGACAGTGAAATTCCCTATGGGGGAATGACTGAGTGGAAATTGCAAAAAGGCTTTGGAAATGAGAAAAAAGAAATAAAAGTTATCCGCCTGAGACCGGAAAAAGATGATTCAGATACACAGTCTGCCATGAATTATGCGATCAGGACCGGTGCGAAAAAGATAGTGATCTTTGGTGTGACAGGAAACAGAGTAGATCATCTGATGGCGAATTTCGGACTCCTTGTCCTGGCACAAAACCAGGGGGCAGAAGTAACACTTGTGGATCGGTATAATTATATGAAGCTTATTTCAGACGGAACAGTTCTGAAAAAGTCAGAACAGTTTGGAAAATATGTGTCATTTTTTCCATTTGGAGGAAATGTGACAGATCTGACTCTGGAAGGATTTAAATATCCCCTGAGTAACTATTGTCTGACAGTAGCAGACAGTGGACTTACTGTAAGCAATGAGATCATCAGCGAACATGCCAGAGTTACATTTAGCTCAGGGGTGTTGCTTATGATAATGTCAAGAGACTAA
- the rpe gene encoding ribulose-phosphate 3-epimerase, translated as MMYQLCPSILSADFNRLGEQIKTLEKEGIEWLHIDVMDGDFVPSISFGMPVIKSIRKESKLFFDVHLMVTEPERYIRDFVECGADSITVHAEACEDLERTIEQIREAGVKVGVSIKPATPVNDISHMLSDVDMVLIMTVQPGFGGQKYMEECTEKIREVRELIEAENLDVDVQVDGGINDETMETVLTAGANLLVAGSYVFNDDLAKNVKHARERMDEIIRRID; from the coding sequence ATTATGTATCAGTTGTGCCCTTCTATTTTATCGGCAGATTTTAACCGTTTGGGCGAACAGATCAAAACCCTGGAAAAAGAGGGGATTGAATGGCTTCATATTGATGTTATGGATGGTGATTTTGTACCGAGTATTTCTTTTGGAATGCCGGTGATAAAGTCTATCCGAAAGGAATCAAAGTTGTTTTTTGATGTACATCTCATGGTTACAGAGCCTGAGAGATATATCAGAGATTTTGTGGAATGTGGGGCAGATTCCATTACAGTACATGCGGAGGCATGTGAAGATCTTGAGAGAACTATTGAACAGATCAGGGAAGCAGGTGTGAAGGTGGGGGTTTCCATCAAACCGGCTACACCTGTAAATGATATAAGCCATATGCTCAGCGATGTGGATATGGTTCTGATCATGACTGTACAGCCGGGATTTGGCGGTCAGAAGTATATGGAAGAATGTACGGAGAAGATCAGGGAAGTACGTGAACTGATCGAGGCCGAGAATCTGGATGTAGATGTTCAGGTTGATGGTGGCATCAATGATGAGACAATGGAGACAGTGCTCACAGCAGGTGCAAATCTGCTGGTAGCAGGTTCTTATGTTTTCAACGATGATCTGGCAAAAAATGTAAAACATGCCAGAGAACGAATGGATGAGATCATAAGAAGGATTGACTGA
- the rsgA gene encoding ribosome small subunit-dependent GTPase A, giving the protein MQGKIIKGIAGFYYIYAENDEIYECKAKGIFRKDKQKPLVGDNVEIEVLDEQEKEGSVTAILPRKNSLIRPAVANVDQAFVIFAMESPKPNFMLLDRFLIMMEKENVPAVICFNKKDLAKQEELEFLYETYKSCGYDVIFSSTFNGEGLDEIHEILKGKTTVVAGPSGVGKSSITNALQENVQMETGEISKKLKRGKHTTRHSQVIPVGHDTYLMDTPGFSSLYLTDIEEQELKAYFPEFRRYEEQCRFQGCRHIHEPDCGVKAALAEHKISQLRYEDYLGLYNELKEKRRF; this is encoded by the coding sequence ATGCAGGGAAAGATAATCAAAGGAATTGCAGGATTTTATTACATCTATGCAGAAAATGATGAGATTTATGAATGCAAGGCAAAGGGAATATTCAGAAAAGATAAACAGAAACCTCTTGTAGGGGATAATGTGGAGATAGAGGTTTTGGATGAACAGGAGAAGGAAGGCAGTGTGACTGCCATCCTTCCCAGAAAAAATTCATTGATCCGTCCGGCCGTTGCCAATGTGGATCAGGCTTTTGTGATTTTTGCGATGGAGAGTCCGAAACCTAATTTTATGCTGCTTGACCGTTTTCTGATCATGATGGAGAAAGAGAATGTTCCGGCTGTTATATGTTTTAACAAGAAAGATCTTGCAAAACAGGAAGAACTGGAGTTTTTATATGAAACTTATAAGAGCTGTGGATATGATGTGATTTTTTCCAGTACTTTTAATGGAGAGGGACTGGATGAGATACATGAGATCCTGAAAGGAAAAACAACTGTAGTTGCAGGACCTTCCGGTGTAGGAAAATCTTCAATCACCAATGCACTGCAGGAAAATGTACAGATGGAAACCGGGGAGATAAGTAAGAAGTTGAAACGTGGAAAGCATACCACGCGTCATTCTCAGGTGATACCGGTGGGACATGATACTTATCTGATGGATACACCGGGATTTTCTTCTTTATATCTGACAGATATAGAAGAACAGGAACTTAAGGCATATTTTCCAGAATTTCGCAGATATGAAGAACAGTGCAGGTTTCAGGGATGCAGACATATCCATGAACCGGACTGTGGCGTGAAAGCAGCATTGGCAGAGCATAAGATCAGCCAGCTTCGCTATGAAGATTATCTGGGACTTTATAATGAATTAAAAGAGAAAAGGAGATTCTAA
- the pknB gene encoding Stk1 family PASTA domain-containing Ser/Thr kinase — MLKTGMIIAERYEILGKIGTGGMADVYKAKDHKLNRFVAVKVLKPEFREDTTFIRKFKSEAQAAAVLTHPNIVNVFDVGDDNGVYYIVMELIEGITLKEYISKKGKLSVKEATSIAIQVSMGLEAAHSHGIVHRDVKPQNIIISMDGKVKVTDFGIARAASSNTISSNVMGSVHYSSPEQVRGGYSDEKSDIYSLGITMYEMVTGKVPFDGDTTVAIAIKHLQEEIVPPSIYTPELPHSLEQIILKCTQKSVDRRYQNMEDVIADLKHSLIDPQGDFVTLTSVDNEAKTVVISDKELGEIKHMPKQIAKSEPEALEEEINETDYDDEPEVKKHRKKSDKPEKKKKGGGHGLTIVMLLMGVVILIAIILIAGKASGLIGSNNDTDKKTEASDTSESDDDGMITVPNLVGKTEDEAKNITKDMKLGIQPMGEEASNQAKGTISSQDIPKGSKVEQYTTIKYYISKGAQKITIPDVDGQTGVDAQQTLEDMGLTVEIQKEYSELNDDGTPVTDPGYAVSTTPAAGNSVSAGDSVTLLVSRGVDYGDSVEVPSVVGMTKNDAVTTFGKFLNVEVKEEKSTEVAEGEVISQEPEAGNWEDPDNVNVVITVSTGDQEPSAQSDSADTAASSDAPAQTADNSAAAAAGEVWKCTQTLNTPSGYSGGPVRLELIQNVNGTPTASVVLEDQVIQFPYDLNITGAPGISEGTLYLSEQINGTYKELGNYSITFAKAE, encoded by the coding sequence ATGTTAAAAACGGGAATGATCATAGCAGAACGCTATGAGATATTAGGAAAAATTGGTACCGGCGGAATGGCGGACGTATACAAGGCAAAAGACCATAAGCTGAATCGGTTTGTTGCTGTAAAAGTTCTTAAGCCGGAATTCAGAGAGGATACGACGTTTATCCGCAAGTTTAAAAGTGAGGCTCAGGCTGCAGCAGTCCTGACACATCCGAATATAGTGAATGTATTTGATGTTGGTGACGATAACGGAGTTTATTACATTGTTATGGAGCTTATTGAGGGAATTACTCTCAAGGAGTACATTTCCAAAAAGGGAAAGCTTTCTGTAAAAGAAGCAACCAGTATTGCAATCCAGGTCTCCATGGGACTGGAAGCTGCACACAGCCATGGGATTGTACATCGTGATGTAAAACCGCAGAATATTATCATTTCCATGGATGGAAAGGTAAAAGTAACAGATTTTGGTATTGCAAGAGCCGCTTCTTCCAATACCATAAGCTCAAATGTAATGGGATCTGTTCATTACAGTTCACCGGAACAGGTCAGAGGCGGATACAGTGATGAGAAGAGTGATATTTATTCACTGGGTATTACAATGTATGAAATGGTTACAGGGAAGGTTCCTTTTGACGGAGATACCACAGTAGCTATTGCTATCAAACATCTTCAGGAAGAGATTGTTCCTCCAAGTATTTATACACCGGAGCTTCCCCACAGTCTGGAGCAGATCATTCTGAAATGTACACAGAAAAGCGTGGATCGCCGTTATCAGAATATGGAGGATGTGATCGCAGATCTGAAGCATTCTCTGATCGATCCACAGGGAGATTTCGTAACGCTGACGTCTGTGGATAACGAAGCAAAAACAGTTGTGATCTCAGATAAGGAGCTTGGCGAGATCAAACATATGCCGAAGCAGATCGCAAAGTCAGAACCTGAGGCTCTGGAAGAAGAAATCAATGAAACAGATTATGATGATGAGCCGGAAGTGAAAAAGCACAGGAAGAAATCAGATAAGCCTGAGAAAAAGAAAAAAGGAGGCGGACATGGGCTGACTATTGTAATGCTTCTGATGGGTGTTGTGATTCTGATAGCAATCATTCTGATCGCAGGAAAGGCGTCCGGACTTATTGGAAGTAACAATGATACAGACAAAAAAACTGAGGCCTCAGATACATCGGAATCAGATGATGACGGAATGATAACTGTGCCGAATCTGGTAGGAAAAACAGAGGATGAAGCAAAGAATATCACAAAGGATATGAAACTGGGTATTCAGCCTATGGGCGAGGAGGCTTCAAATCAGGCAAAAGGAACCATTTCTTCACAGGATATTCCAAAGGGAAGTAAAGTAGAGCAGTATACGACCATTAAGTATTATATCAGCAAGGGTGCGCAGAAGATCACAATTCCGGATGTGGATGGACAGACCGGAGTAGACGCACAGCAGACTCTGGAAGATATGGGATTAACTGTTGAGATACAGAAAGAATACAGTGAATTAAATGATGATGGTACTCCGGTTACAGATCCGGGATATGCAGTCTCCACAACTCCGGCAGCCGGAAACTCTGTTTCAGCAGGGGACAGCGTAACACTGCTTGTCAGTCGAGGCGTGGACTATGGAGACAGTGTGGAGGTTCCAAGTGTTGTCGGGATGACAAAGAATGATGCAGTTACTACTTTTGGTAAGTTCCTCAATGTGGAAGTAAAAGAGGAAAAGAGTACAGAGGTGGCAGAAGGAGAAGTAATTTCACAGGAACCGGAAGCTGGAAACTGGGAAGATCCGGATAATGTAAATGTTGTAATCACAGTAAGTACCGGAGATCAGGAACCTTCGGCTCAGAGTGACAGCGCAGATACTGCTGCATCATCTGATGCTCCGGCACAGACAGCAGATAACAGTGCGGCGGCAGCAGCCGGGGAAGTATGGAAATGTACACAGACTCTGAATACTCCGTCAGGATATTCCGGAGGTCCGGTACGTCTGGAACTGATCCAGAATGTAAACGGAACACCGACTGCTTCAGTTGTTCTGGAAGATCAGGTAATCCAGTTCCCGTATGATCTGAATATCACAGGTGCACCTGGTATCAGCGAGGGTACTTTGTATCTGTCTGAACAGATTAACGGCACTTATAAGGAACTCGGAAATTATTCTATTACATTTGCTAAGGCTGAATGA
- a CDS encoding Stp1/IreP family PP2C-type Ser/Thr phosphatase, giving the protein MRIYSATDVGQKRKMNQDYVFATADPVGNLPNLFVVADGMGGHNAGDYASSHAVTSMVEEIRQDADFNPVKVIRHAIECVNTEILTQAQQDEKLRGMGTTIVAATIVGHYAYVANVGDSRLYVIGEKIQQITRDHSLVQEMVRMGELDPEQARKHPKKNIITRALGAEKTVDIDFFDLKLEPGDVVLMCSDGLSNMVEDSQLREIISDTSTDLDEKGRILIREANRNGGKDNIAIVLVEPFTDEVKAC; this is encoded by the coding sequence ATGAGGATATATTCAGCTACTGATGTCGGGCAAAAGCGGAAGATGAACCAGGATTATGTGTTCGCAACTGCTGACCCGGTTGGAAATCTTCCGAATCTGTTTGTTGTTGCAGATGGTATGGGTGGTCATAATGCAGGTGATTATGCATCCTCTCATGCGGTTACATCCATGGTGGAGGAAATCCGGCAGGATGCGGATTTTAATCCGGTAAAGGTAATTCGTCATGCCATTGAATGTGTAAATACCGAGATTCTTACCCAGGCACAGCAGGATGAGAAACTCAGAGGAATGGGAACAACGATAGTGGCAGCTACTATCGTAGGACATTACGCTTATGTGGCAAATGTAGGTGACAGCAGACTTTATGTGATCGGAGAGAAGATTCAGCAGATAACAAGGGATCACTCACTGGTGCAGGAGATGGTAAGAATGGGAGAACTTGACCCTGAACAGGCAAGGAAGCATCCGAAGAAAAATATCATTACAAGAGCACTTGGAGCAGAGAAAACAGTGGATATTGATTTCTTTGACCTGAAACTGGAACCCGGAGATGTAGTTTTGATGTGTTCGGACGGGCTCAGCAATATGGTTGAGGACAGCCAGCTGAGGGAAATCATTTCTGACACATCTACAGATCTGGATGAAAAAGGCAGGATACTTATAAGAGAAGCAAACCGCAATGGCGGCAAGGATAATATTGCAATTGTATTGGTAGAACCATTCACAGACGAGGTGAAAGCATGTTAA
- the rlmN gene encoding 23S rRNA (adenine(2503)-C(2))-methyltransferase RlmN has translation MTDIKSMTIDELKKLMTTLGDKPFRAKQIYSWLHEHLVTSYDEMTNLSKSLREKLKEYPVTALKMVDVQTSRIDGTQKYLFRLSDGNVIESVLMRYKHGNSVCISSQVGCRMGCRFCASTIGGLTRCLLPSEMLDQIYRIQALTGERVSNVVVMGTGEPLDNYENLLRFIHILTEDGGLHISQRNLTVSTCGLVPKIYDLAKEKLQMTLALSLHAPNDVKRRELMPIANKYSMDEVLEACRYYFKETGRRITFEYSLVAGVNDSDEDARELSGRIRDMNCHVNLIPVNPIKERSFVRSTRQAVENFKIKLEKCGINVTIRREMGSDIDGACGQLRKSYMEKTESEK, from the coding sequence ATGACAGACATTAAGTCAATGACGATCGACGAATTAAAGAAACTGATGACCACTCTGGGAGATAAGCCTTTTCGTGCGAAGCAGATTTACAGCTGGCTGCATGAACACCTTGTTACTTCTTATGATGAGATGACCAATCTTTCCAAAAGCCTGAGGGAAAAACTGAAAGAATATCCTGTCACAGCACTGAAGATGGTAGATGTACAGACATCCCGGATTGACGGTACACAGAAGTATCTGTTCCGTCTCAGTGATGGAAATGTGATAGAGAGTGTTCTCATGCGGTATAAACATGGAAATTCTGTCTGTATTTCTTCTCAGGTGGGATGCCGCATGGGATGCAGATTCTGTGCATCTACCATAGGAGGACTGACCAGATGTCTTCTCCCGTCAGAAATGCTGGATCAGATATACAGGATACAGGCTCTGACAGGAGAAAGAGTTTCCAATGTTGTGGTCATGGGAACGGGGGAACCTCTTGATAATTATGAAAATCTTCTCAGGTTTATACATATCCTGACAGAAGACGGAGGACTTCATATCAGTCAGAGAAACCTGACTGTATCTACTTGTGGGCTGGTTCCGAAGATTTATGACCTTGCAAAAGAAAAGCTTCAGATGACACTTGCACTTTCCCTTCACGCACCTAATGATGTGAAGCGACGGGAACTGATGCCGATCGCAAACAAATACAGCATGGATGAGGTTCTGGAAGCCTGCCGTTATTATTTTAAAGAAACCGGGCGCAGGATCACATTTGAATACAGTCTGGTAGCCGGAGTTAATGACAGCGATGAGGATGCAAGGGAACTTTCCGGCAGAATCAGAGATATGAACTGCCATGTAAATCTGATCCCGGTAAACCCTATTAAGGAACGTTCCTTTGTGCGTTCAACAAGACAGGCTGTGGAGAATTTCAAAATAAAACTTGAAAAATGTGGAATAAATGTTACTATTAGAAGAGAAATGGGCAGTGATATTGATGGTGCCTGTGGACAGTTAAGAAAAAGTTATATGGAAAAAACAGAAAGCGAGAAGTGA